A window of Chryseobacterium sp. IHB B 17019 genomic DNA:
AGGAATTACCCTTGCTGCATTAATAATGTTATCGGTTCTGGAATCTGATGAAGGCGGTGCTTCCTGAAGGCTGTTTGTATAACTTAAATTTGCCCCGACATTCAGCCATTTCTTTACCTCAGAATTGATTTTCAGTCTTGTGCTGTACTTCCTGAATCCGGACCCAATCGCAATTCCTTTGTCATCCAGATAACCCAGTGAAAAATAATAATTGCTTTTTTCATTTCCACCACTGAAATCCAGATCCACCTGATTTCTTGAAGCAACTCTTTGCAGAATATCTTTCCAATTGTCGTTCCACAAAGGTGTTGCACCGGATAATAGCTTCCCGTCTGGTCCTACAGGTTTGGCATAATTTACGCCATAAGGATTGATTCCTAAAGCATTCACCAGATTATCAGTCGCCATCTGCGCAGCCTGTTGTGAAGAGACCTGACTGGATTTGTACCCGTTTCGCAGCGCTTCCCAATACAATTCGAAATACTGGTCTGTTGATACCTGTTCATAATCTTTCACAGCTCTTCCGGAAAAACCCTGGCTGATATTAAAGTTTATACTCGACTCTCCTTTTTTACCGGATTTTGTGGTGATGATAATTACTCCATTTGCCCCTCTGGAACCATACAGTGAGCTTGCCGTAGCATCTTTTAAAACACTTATTGATTCAATATCGTTGGGACTGATAGAGTTGATATTTCCGTCGAAAGGAATTCCGTCTACTACAAATAACGGGTTGCTTGAAGCACTAATAGAACCAATTCCCCGAATTCTGATGGAGGCCGTAGAACCCGGCTGCCCCGAAGAGCTTACCGCCTGAAGTCCCGGAACCTGACCTTCTAATGCTTTTGTAATGCTGGTAACAGGCCTGTTGTTGATTTTTTCGCTGGAAATGGTAGCGACAGATCCTGTATAGCTCGTTTTTTTAGCTTTTCCGTAAGCTACAATGACTACTTCATCAATATCTTTTTCACGAAGCGTATCTTTTTTAGCTTCCTGCCCTTCTACACTGATTATTCCTAAGAAGAAAACAGCAATTGGCGGAATCCATAGCTTGGAGCTAATTAAATTTTTGTTAATCATAATCAATTTTATTTAGCAATAACTGAATTTTAATACTTTATAAAAAAGACAGCAAAAAGCATCAATACTATGATTAACCTTATTGCTTATCTTTCCTTTTTAAAGGCTGAATGTAACACCTTGCTCTGGGCAGGTTGTTAAGATTTCACAGGGTCAGTTCCCTCCATCTTTCTTTATAAGCCGATCGAAATATATTTGCAAATCTAAAAACAAATAGTCTATAAAACAAGTAGACTTTAAAAATTCAACTATAAATTTTATAAAAATTAACTTAATTTTATTTTAAAAGCCAAAGAAATAAGCAGTTATAAAATTTGTTAAATTTTTAAATATGAGAAATATCATTAAAAATAATGCAAGGGATCAAAATAACTTAAGCTAAAATTTTTCAGCCTTAATTGAAAAAACTTTTTAATTTTATACTATGAAAGTTTTAATTGTAAACGGCCCGAACCTGAATCTTTTAGGCTCAAGAGAACCTGAAATTTATGGGACAATCTCTATGGAAGAATATCTGGAAAATATAAAGTCTGAATTTTCTTCTTATGAAATTAAATATTATCAATCCAATATTGAAGGAGAAATTATTAACAGGCTTCAGGAAAATGATTTTGATGCATTGGTAATTAATCCGGGAGCGTTTACCCATTATTCTTATGCGATTGCCGACTGTTTAAAGAACATTCAGAAGCCTAAAGTTGAGGTTCATATCAGCAATATTTACAAGAGGGAAGAATTTCGCCAGAAGTCTGTGACGGCCG
This region includes:
- a CDS encoding type II 3-dehydroquinate dehydratase; the protein is MKVLIVNGPNLNLLGSREPEIYGTISMEEYLENIKSEFSSYEIKYYQSNIEGEIINRLQENDFDALVINPGAFTHYSYAIADCLKNIQKPKVEVHISNIYKREEFRQKSVTAANTDAVLSGFGMGGYRLAILSLKF